A stretch of the Flavobacterium aquiphilum genome encodes the following:
- a CDS encoding lactate utilization protein B, whose amino-acid sequence MAAKHAELAEKFIADEPRTDWHDETLWFVRSKRDKAAHGLPEWEQLREWGSQIKNHTLSNLSNYLKEFEENAIANGIKIHWAADGDEHNKIIHDIIRKHNIKKIVKSKSMLTEECHLNEYLQHNGIEVVDTDLGERIVQFRKEPPSHIVLPAIHLKKEDVSATFHEHLQTEKGNNDPQYLTEAARQHLRNKFVESDLAITGVNFAIAETGGFVVCTNEGNADMGAHTAPVHIACMGFEKLIPKAEHLSVFLRLLARSATGQPITTYSSHFHRPRPGQEMHIVIVDNGRSRQLGREDFRNSLKCIRCAACFNTCPVYRRSGGHSYHTAVAGPIGSILNPNLDMKANADLPFASTLCGSCSNVCPVKINIHEQLWKWRQVISEEGYAATSKKVAMEGMSFVLSNPKLYRFAGKMGRGVMKLFPFMVNNKLNVWFKQREMPEPPKESFRDWYLKNGKSKK is encoded by the coding sequence ATGGCAGCCAAGCATGCTGAATTAGCAGAAAAATTTATAGCTGACGAGCCTAGAACTGATTGGCACGACGAGACCTTATGGTTTGTCCGTTCAAAAAGAGACAAGGCAGCACATGGTTTACCAGAGTGGGAGCAGCTAAGAGAGTGGGGTTCACAAATAAAGAATCATACACTTTCCAATCTTTCCAATTATTTAAAAGAGTTTGAAGAAAACGCAATTGCCAATGGGATAAAAATACATTGGGCTGCCGATGGCGACGAACATAATAAAATAATTCACGACATTATTAGGAAGCACAATATTAAAAAAATTGTGAAAAGCAAAAGTATGCTTACGGAAGAATGTCATTTGAATGAATATCTACAACATAATGGTATCGAAGTGGTCGATACGGATTTGGGAGAGCGTATTGTTCAGTTCCGAAAAGAACCTCCAAGTCATATCGTATTGCCTGCGATTCACTTAAAAAAAGAAGATGTAAGCGCTACTTTTCACGAGCATTTACAAACCGAAAAAGGAAATAACGATCCGCAATACCTTACCGAAGCGGCAAGACAGCATTTGCGTAATAAGTTCGTAGAATCGGATTTAGCAATTACAGGAGTTAATTTTGCAATAGCTGAAACGGGTGGGTTTGTGGTTTGTACCAATGAAGGAAATGCTGATATGGGAGCGCACACAGCTCCTGTGCATATTGCCTGCATGGGATTTGAAAAATTAATCCCGAAAGCAGAACATTTGTCTGTGTTTTTAAGATTATTAGCAAGAAGCGCTACGGGACAACCCATCACTACTTATTCCAGTCATTTTCATCGACCTAGACCCGGACAGGAAATGCATATCGTAATTGTTGACAATGGTCGCAGCCGACAATTGGGACGCGAGGATTTCAGGAATTCTTTAAAATGCATTCGTTGTGCGGCTTGTTTCAATACTTGTCCGGTGTACCGCCGTAGTGGTGGACACAGTTATCATACTGCAGTAGCGGGACCTATCGGCTCTATCTTGAATCCAAATTTAGATATGAAAGCCAATGCCGATTTGCCTTTTGCATCGACATTATGTGGAAGTTGTTCCAATGTTTGCCCGGTGAAAATCAATATCCATGAACAATTGTGGAAATGGAGACAGGTAATTTCCGAAGAAGGGTATGCTGCTACAAGCAAAAAAGTAGCTATGGAAGGAATGAGTTTCGTCTTGTCAAATCCTAAGTTGTATCGTTTTGCAGGGAAAATGGGAAGAGGAGTTATGAAATTGTTTCCTTTTATGGTCAACAATAAATTAAATGTTTGGTTCAAACAAAGAGAAATGCCCGAGCCTCCAAAAGAATCATTCCGTGATTGGTATTTAAAAAACGGAAAATCCAAAAAATAA
- a CDS encoding (Fe-S)-binding protein, whose product MKIALFIPCYIDQFYPNVGIATLQLLEKLGCDVTFPLEQTCCGQPMANSGFASLSKGCDANFVKNFSGFDYIVAPSGSCVLHVKEHLHDDKNPNEALQIRNTVYELTEFLTDILKIKNLNASFPYKVGLHNSCHGQRGLNLSSMSERMLPEFSKAEELLKMVRGIELRRPERNDECCGFGGTFCVFEEAVSVKMGKDRISKHEANGVDYITGGDTSCLMHLEGILKRQESKVKIIHIAEILNSLL is encoded by the coding sequence ATGAAAATTGCCTTATTCATTCCCTGTTACATCGACCAGTTTTATCCAAATGTGGGAATTGCTACTTTGCAGTTGTTGGAAAAATTGGGTTGTGATGTCACTTTTCCTTTAGAACAAACGTGTTGTGGTCAGCCTATGGCGAATAGTGGTTTTGCAAGTTTGAGTAAAGGTTGCGATGCGAATTTTGTTAAAAATTTTTCAGGATTTGATTATATCGTCGCTCCTTCGGGAAGTTGTGTTTTGCATGTAAAAGAGCATTTGCATGATGATAAAAATCCAAATGAGGCTTTACAAATACGCAATACCGTTTATGAACTTACTGAGTTTTTAACCGATATTTTGAAAATCAAAAACCTTAATGCCAGTTTCCCTTATAAAGTAGGATTGCACAACAGTTGTCATGGACAAAGGGGGCTAAACCTTTCATCAATGAGTGAAAGGATGTTGCCTGAATTTTCTAAAGCGGAAGAATTGTTGAAAATGGTCAGGGGAATAGAGCTTAGAAGACCAGAACGCAATGATGAATGTTGTGGATTTGGAGGAACATTTTGCGTGTTTGAAGAAGCAGTAAGTGTGAAAATGGGTAAAGACAGGATAAGTAAGCATGAAGCCAATGGTGTGGATTATATAACGGGTGGTGATACCAGTTGCCTTATGCATTTAGAAGGTATTTTAAAAAGGCAGGAGAGTAAAGTGAAAATCATTCATATTGCTGAAATTTTGAATAGTTTGTTATAG